One region of Epilithonimonas zeae genomic DNA includes:
- a CDS encoding TetR/AcrR family transcriptional regulator: MPTKEEHIMMVAEKLFAANGYNGTSVRDIATKAKVNVSMISYYFGSKENLMEELFKWRMEEGLNFAKNILENNELNEIQKIDAFIDNFVNRVQRLRDFFLLVHTQQVISQNKNIQNFLRASKINYIEINQKIIEQGLEKGIFTKKPSYHLLQCTISGTIFNAMHGTKIYKEYLKKHNSDFDEKLYENQYFQEASDHVKTIVRALVGYQG; encoded by the coding sequence ATGCCAACAAAAGAAGAACATATTATGATGGTTGCGGAGAAACTCTTCGCTGCCAACGGCTATAATGGGACTTCGGTGAGAGACATTGCGACCAAAGCAAAGGTCAATGTTTCTATGATTTCCTATTATTTCGGTTCGAAGGAAAACTTGATGGAGGAGCTTTTCAAATGGAGAATGGAAGAAGGACTCAACTTTGCAAAGAATATTTTAGAAAATAATGAACTGAACGAAATTCAAAAAATTGATGCTTTTATAGATAATTTCGTAAACCGAGTTCAGAGATTGAGAGACTTCTTTTTGCTTGTTCATACGCAACAAGTTATCAGTCAGAATAAAAATATTCAGAATTTTCTTAGAGCATCAAAAATCAATTATATAGAAATCAATCAAAAGATTATAGAACAAGGTCTGGAAAAAGGAATTTTTACTAAAAAACCTTCTTATCATCTTTTACAATGCACCATTTCGGGAACTATTTTCAACGCTATGCATGGTACTAAAATATATAAGGAATATCTGAAAAAACATAACTCAGATTTCGACGAGAAACTATATGAAAATCAATATTTCCAGGAAGCCTCTGACCACGTGAAAACCATTGTGCGAGCGCTGGTTGGTTACCAAGGATAA
- a CDS encoding DHA2 family efflux MFS transporter permease subunit produces the protein MQDDSLVEYGFRRTIITITAIMCALLEIVDSTIVNVALNEMKGNLGATLSEVGWVITAYAIGNVIIVPMTSWLSQQFGRRNYFAVSIIIFTIFSFLCGNATNIWELVFFRLCQGIGGGALLVTSQTIITESYPVEKRSMAQAIYGLGVIIGPTLGPPLGGYIVDNYSWPYIFYINIPLGIIATLLTLQFVKSPRYSEKRSASDVDWIGIGLLAAFVGSLQYILERGHEDDWFASKAIVVLTITAVVGFILFIWRELTFKYPIVELRVLKNGNLRIGTVMSFILGFGLYGSTFIVPLYTQSILGWTALQSGALMIPAALTTAFMMPIIGQLLTRGAKQQILVALGLFIFFVYSFWGYKILTPDTGKDAFFWMLIVRGMGLGLLFIPITSLSLSTLKGPEIGQGAAFTGMMRQLGGSFGIAAITTFIANKSELYRSNLVSHLDVNDFDVQQRVAALKASFIAKGYTPDRALNAAYQMLDFSVTKQATVLSYMDVFLYLGLMFLICIPFVLFVRERKGKGEKIDLSAAH, from the coding sequence ATGCAAGACGATTCATTAGTAGAATACGGATTTCGCAGAACCATTATTACCATCACGGCGATTATGTGTGCGCTTCTTGAGATTGTGGACTCCACCATCGTGAACGTGGCACTTAACGAGATGAAGGGTAACCTTGGGGCAACACTTTCCGAAGTGGGTTGGGTAATCACGGCTTATGCCATTGGTAACGTGATTATCGTTCCGATGACAAGTTGGCTTTCCCAACAGTTCGGGCGTAGAAATTACTTTGCGGTATCCATTATCATATTCACGATTTTTTCTTTTCTCTGTGGTAATGCGACCAATATTTGGGAACTGGTATTTTTCAGACTTTGTCAGGGGATTGGTGGTGGAGCACTTTTGGTAACTTCACAAACCATTATCACCGAATCTTATCCTGTTGAAAAAAGAAGTATGGCTCAGGCCATCTACGGATTGGGCGTGATTATCGGGCCAACGCTTGGTCCGCCATTGGGAGGTTATATTGTTGACAATTACAGCTGGCCTTATATCTTTTATATCAATATTCCTTTGGGAATTATTGCGACGTTACTGACATTACAATTTGTGAAAAGTCCTCGATATTCCGAGAAACGCTCAGCTTCCGATGTTGATTGGATCGGGATTGGATTATTGGCAGCGTTCGTGGGTTCTTTACAATACATTTTGGAAAGAGGTCACGAGGACGATTGGTTTGCCAGTAAAGCCATTGTAGTATTGACGATTACAGCTGTTGTAGGATTCATATTATTTATTTGGCGAGAACTCACCTTCAAGTATCCGATTGTTGAACTCCGCGTTCTCAAGAATGGAAATCTTAGAATTGGAACCGTGATGTCCTTCATTTTAGGATTCGGTTTATATGGTTCCACATTTATTGTTCCGCTTTATACACAGAGTATTCTGGGTTGGACGGCATTACAATCTGGAGCACTGATGATTCCTGCTGCATTGACAACCGCTTTTATGATGCCAATCATTGGTCAATTGTTGACCAGAGGTGCTAAGCAGCAGATATTGGTAGCATTAGGGTTATTCATCTTCTTCGTTTACAGTTTTTGGGGTTATAAAATCCTGACGCCAGACACCGGCAAAGATGCCTTCTTCTGGATGCTAATTGTAAGAGGAATGGGATTGGGATTGTTATTTATTCCAATCACATCATTATCGTTAAGTACTTTGAAAGGTCCAGAGATTGGGCAAGGTGCTGCTTTTACAGGGATGATGCGTCAGTTAGGAGGTTCATTCGGGATTGCAGCGATTACAACTTTCATTGCCAACAAGAGTGAATTGTACAGAAGCAATCTGGTGTCGCACTTGGATGTCAACGATTTTGATGTTCAGCAGAGAGTTGCAGCACTCAAAGCCAGCTTCATCGCCAAGGGTTATACGCCAGACAGAGCGCTGAATGCCGCTTATCAAATGCTGGATTTCTCGGTAACCAAACAGGCAACAGTATTATCTTATATGGATGTTTTCCTTTATTTGGGATTGATGTTTTTGATATGTATTCCCTTTGTGCTCTTCGTAAGAGAACGAAAAGGCAAAGGCGAGAAAATCGACCTGAGCGCGGCTCATTAA
- a CDS encoding S41 family peptidase has translation MNPFDRIFNLKIKLIFPVIMFLVNNWTSAQTKYQKDFNEFWADINDNYAYLDQQNIDWKKVKQIYEPQSSRISNDDEFITFMENVLNELYNGHSSLNTNLPNSNRLVPSGSDLYLEKVGNKYIIKDIRKGFGADLAGLKPGMEVTAYNGKSVDEQLKKFLPKFTTQHTQKMYQYAIDMLFAGTHDIKREITVVENGKSKTFVPITYGNSNELLFSKVLNDTTAYIKINNSLGNNNLIAEFDKTLDSFFQFKNLIIDLTETPSGGNSTVARAIMGRFTNQLLPFQGHEFDEKDFETKRHW, from the coding sequence ATGAATCCTTTCGATAGAATTTTCAATCTTAAAATAAAACTAATCTTCCCAGTTATAATGTTTCTTGTAAATAACTGGACTTCTGCTCAGACAAAATACCAAAAAGATTTCAATGAATTTTGGGCAGATATCAATGACAATTACGCCTATCTTGACCAGCAAAATATTGACTGGAAAAAAGTCAAACAAATCTATGAGCCTCAATCTTCTAGGATTTCCAATGATGACGAATTCATTACATTTATGGAAAATGTTTTAAACGAATTGTACAACGGGCATTCATCCTTAAATACCAATCTACCAAATTCCAACAGATTAGTCCCTTCCGGATCGGATTTGTATCTCGAAAAAGTTGGCAACAAATATATTATTAAGGATATAAGAAAAGGGTTTGGAGCTGATTTAGCAGGTTTAAAACCAGGAATGGAAGTTACCGCTTACAATGGAAAGTCTGTTGATGAACAACTGAAAAAATTCTTACCAAAATTTACAACCCAACATACTCAAAAGATGTATCAATATGCTATTGATATGCTGTTTGCAGGTACTCACGATATTAAAAGAGAAATTACAGTTGTCGAGAACGGAAAATCGAAAACTTTTGTTCCCATCACCTATGGAAACAGTAATGAATTGCTTTTCAGTAAGGTTCTTAATGATACTACTGCCTATATCAAAATCAATAATTCTTTGGGAAACAACAATCTCATTGCAGAATTTGATAAAACATTGGATAGCTTTTTCCAGTTCAAAAATCTGATTATTGACTTAACTGAAACTCCTAGTGGCGGCAATTCTACTGTTGCAAGGGCAATAATGGGCAGATTCACCAATCAGCTTTTACCTTTTCAGGGGCATGAGTTTGATGAAAAAGATTTTGAAACCAAAAGACATTGGTAA
- a CDS encoding DUF1349 domain-containing protein translates to MKKIILASILMLAFFQTKAQSLEKMTWFNEPSQWEIKDKRLTMTVTPQSDYWRISHYGFTVDDAPFYYSTYGGEFETKVKITGDYKARFDQMGLMLRIDEQNYIKAGVEFVDGKFNLSTVVTHKTSDWSVIVLEKTPPFVWIKAVRRLDAVEIFYSFDDKEYVMMRNAYLQDNTPVQVGFMAASPDGNGFKATFENFSVKHLPDQRRLEWLRKNQN, encoded by the coding sequence ATGAAGAAAATTATATTAGCATCAATTCTGATGTTGGCTTTTTTCCAAACAAAAGCACAATCTTTGGAAAAAATGACCTGGTTCAACGAGCCTTCACAATGGGAAATCAAAGACAAAAGACTTACAATGACCGTCACGCCGCAAAGCGATTATTGGAGAATTTCGCATTATGGTTTTACGGTGGATGATGCGCCATTTTATTATTCGACTTACGGTGGAGAATTCGAAACGAAAGTTAAAATCACCGGAGATTACAAAGCCCGATTTGACCAAATGGGACTAATGCTCAGAATTGATGAACAAAATTACATCAAAGCCGGTGTGGAATTCGTTGATGGAAAATTTAATCTGAGTACAGTTGTAACTCACAAAACCAGTGATTGGAGTGTGATTGTTCTCGAGAAAACGCCGCCATTTGTCTGGATAAAAGCCGTAAGAAGGTTAGATGCCGTTGAGATTTTTTATTCATTTGATGACAAAGAATATGTAATGATGCGAAATGCTTATCTGCAAGACAACACACCGGTTCAGGTTGGTTTTATGGCAGCAAGTCCGGACGGAAACGGTTTCAAAGCGACTTTTGAAAATTTTTCTGTCAAACATTTACCAGACCAACGACGATTGGAATGGCTGAGGAAAAATCAGAATTGA
- a CDS encoding MgtC/SapB family protein, with protein MEFLEMFALQNDLLLIIISVFIGLIIGAEREYRNKSAGLRTFILVSFGSCLFTILSIKIGVENPDRLAANIITGIGFLGAGVIFKDDNKIGGITTATTIWATASLGMAIGSGHIALALLGTILVLLILSLLTYLQDYIDNRHKIREYRIVTSSKDDFQYCEAMFKNHHLKYLIIKQQFTTGSLATTWKLTGKNTNHEALIQQLMNDDKINAYQF; from the coding sequence ATGGAATTTTTGGAAATGTTCGCCTTGCAAAATGACCTTTTATTAATAATCATCTCAGTTTTTATCGGTCTTATTATTGGCGCCGAAAGAGAATATCGTAATAAATCTGCCGGTTTAAGGACTTTCATATTGGTAAGTTTTGGGTCTTGCTTATTTACCATTCTTTCTATCAAAATCGGAGTCGAGAATCCAGACAGACTAGCCGCCAATATTATTACAGGAATTGGTTTTCTTGGTGCTGGTGTTATTTTCAAAGACGATAATAAAATTGGAGGTATCACGACCGCCACAACGATCTGGGCAACCGCTTCTCTTGGAATGGCTATTGGTTCCGGTCACATTGCTCTAGCTCTTTTGGGAACGATTCTGGTTTTATTGATTCTCAGCTTGTTGACTTATCTCCAAGATTACATTGATAATCGTCATAAAATCAGGGAATACCGCATTGTAACAAGCTCCAAGGATGACTTCCAATATTGTGAAGCGATGTTTAAAAATCATCATTTGAAATACCTCATCATCAAACAGCAATTTACTACAGGAAGCCTTGCCACCACTTGGAAGCTGACAGGGAAAAACACAAATCACGAAGCGCTTATTCAACAATTGATGAATGATGATAAAATCAATGCTTATCAATTTTAA
- a CDS encoding S41 family peptidase, with amino-acid sequence MTPRKTTYNGKVYILVGHWTGSMGEGMAIGFDGMKKAKIIGTKMAGLLGAISNFQMTETKIGFQFPTERLYHINGTPRENYVPEILTQNIEETLQKAREIK; translated from the coding sequence GTGACACCACGCAAAACAACTTATAATGGTAAAGTTTATATTCTGGTTGGACATTGGACGGGAAGCATGGGCGAAGGGATGGCAATTGGTTTTGACGGTATGAAAAAAGCCAAAATAATCGGAACCAAAATGGCTGGTTTGCTTGGCGCAATCTCTAACTTCCAAATGACCGAAACCAAGATTGGATTCCAGTTTCCGACGGAGAGATTATATCATATCAATGGAACACCAAGAGAAAATTACGTTCCTGAAATCCTGACCCAAAATATCGAGGAAACACTTCAAAAAGCGCGAGAGATTAAATAA
- a CDS encoding sugar O-acetyltransferase → MNNLNEKQKMLSGELYDANDATLVEERQRCKDLCFRYNQTQPSKMKERKGIIKTLFGKTGKMFLIEQPFYCDYGYNIEIGENFYTNVNVVILDCAKVTFGDNVFIAPNCGFYTVNHPLDVETRNTGLEYAKPITVGNNVWIGAGCSILPGVTIGDNAVIGAGSVVVKDIPANVLAVGNPCKVIREI, encoded by the coding sequence ATGAATAATCTGAACGAAAAACAAAAAATGCTCTCCGGCGAATTATATGATGCAAATGATGCAACATTGGTGGAGGAAAGACAGAGATGCAAGGATTTGTGCTTCCGCTACAATCAGACTCAGCCTTCTAAAATGAAGGAGCGAAAAGGTATTATCAAAACGCTATTTGGCAAAACAGGGAAAATGTTCCTGATAGAACAGCCTTTCTACTGTGATTACGGTTACAACATAGAAATCGGGGAAAACTTCTACACCAATGTTAATGTCGTGATTCTCGATTGCGCAAAAGTGACTTTCGGAGACAATGTTTTCATTGCCCCGAATTGCGGATTCTATACCGTGAATCATCCTCTTGATGTAGAAACCAGAAACACAGGACTGGAATATGCAAAACCTATCACCGTCGGAAATAACGTTTGGATTGGCGCAGGTTGTAGCATTCTTCCGGGTGTTACCATTGGTGATAATGCTGTCATTGGTGCAGGAAGCGTCGTCGTAAAAGATATTCCAGCGAATGTTTTAGCCGTCGGCAATCCTTGTAAAGTCATCAGGGAAATATAA
- a CDS encoding HlyD family secretion protein produces the protein MAQDNIKFEQGEIPVKKKKSPVFYIVLAIAVLAGAFFGFREYQYSQAHEETDDAQIAADVSPVISKISGYVAEVKVKDNQFVKKGDTLVVLDNRDQTMALEQAEAALGTAQSNVASAQAGSEAAKTGIGNSRAAVQTANAQIEAAKVNVWRTEQDMKRYSELVKDHTITQQQYEQASAAYQTAQKQLQVLIDQKNQANVQTGVVTSQSNATYQNVGIANSQLKQRQVDVENAKLNLSYTVITAKENGYVSKIPVQVGQYIQAGSQLFSVVLSNQKWVVANYKETQVEKMVEGQKVEIEIDAYPDQKFQGTISSFSPATGSAFALLPPDNASGNFVKVVQRLPVKITFDNLNEDIMKKLRVGMNVQTVVSLK, from the coding sequence ATGGCACAAGATAACATAAAATTCGAGCAGGGAGAGATTCCGGTAAAAAAGAAAAAAAGTCCGGTTTTCTACATCGTATTAGCAATTGCAGTTTTGGCTGGTGCTTTCTTTGGTTTCAGAGAATACCAGTACAGTCAAGCTCACGAAGAAACGGACGATGCACAAATCGCAGCAGATGTAAGTCCGGTAATTTCTAAAATATCAGGCTACGTTGCAGAAGTAAAAGTTAAGGACAATCAGTTTGTGAAAAAAGGAGATACGCTTGTTGTTCTTGATAACAGAGACCAGACAATGGCTTTGGAACAGGCAGAAGCAGCGTTAGGAACGGCTCAGAGCAATGTAGCATCCGCTCAGGCTGGTTCGGAAGCAGCAAAAACAGGAATCGGTAATTCCAGAGCGGCAGTTCAGACGGCTAATGCGCAAATCGAAGCTGCGAAAGTGAATGTCTGGAGAACAGAGCAGGATATGAAAAGATATTCCGAATTGGTAAAAGACCACACCATTACGCAGCAACAATATGAGCAGGCATCTGCAGCATATCAAACCGCTCAGAAACAACTTCAGGTTTTGATTGACCAAAAGAATCAGGCTAATGTTCAGACCGGTGTTGTTACATCTCAATCTAATGCAACCTATCAAAATGTCGGCATCGCCAATTCACAATTGAAGCAAAGACAGGTGGATGTAGAAAATGCAAAGCTGAATCTTTCTTACACCGTAATCACGGCTAAGGAAAATGGTTATGTTTCCAAGATTCCTGTTCAGGTGGGACAATATATCCAGGCTGGTTCACAATTATTCAGTGTAGTTTTGAGTAACCAAAAATGGGTTGTTGCCAACTACAAAGAAACTCAGGTTGAGAAAATGGTAGAAGGCCAGAAAGTAGAAATTGAAATCGATGCTTATCCTGATCAAAAATTCCAGGGAACTATCAGTTCATTCTCTCCGGCTACAGGTTCTGCATTTGCATTGTTGCCTCCGGATAATGCGAGTGGTAACTTCGTAAAAGTCGTTCAGAGACTTCCTGTTAAAATTACTTTCGACAATCTTAACGAAGATATTATGAAAAAACTACGTGTCGGGATGAATGTTCAAACTGTCGTTTCATTAAAATAA
- a CDS encoding TolC family protein, with product MNKFFATVFLITTFSFVSAQEKRVLSLEEAVKLGIANSKNLKIDQAKIEESTANLLAAKNKQLPELTVSGSYLYLPLEPNVDLKIAGMSGGGPKVSNVLYGSANLSVPIYSGGRIKYGIKSAEYLVEASKLTSENDKNVIAYNISQAYNNLFKANEVVKLLKENLASSQKRDQSFIKLENNGVIARNDRLKAQLQTSNIELQLMEAQNNYSIANINMDLLLGLPDNTEIEVDSKYIGEDDLGKPDDYYLNLARESRNDLKALDYQRKAAALGTKSAKAENLPSLAFTGGYVAADIPKLLTITNAVNVGVGIQYNLSNIWKKNSSLMQSKAREQELAANNDLLNDNVTLEVKRDYQNDLYAHKKIDVYQRALEQAEENYRITLNKYNNGLETITNLLDADTARITANVNVVTSKADAALAHKKLLQTSGIINQ from the coding sequence GTGAATAAATTTTTTGCAACAGTATTCTTAATAACCACTTTCTCTTTTGTTTCTGCTCAGGAAAAAAGAGTGTTGAGTCTGGAAGAAGCTGTGAAATTGGGAATAGCAAATAGCAAAAATCTAAAGATAGATCAAGCTAAAATAGAAGAATCTACAGCCAATCTTTTGGCAGCGAAAAACAAGCAGCTACCGGAACTGACGGTTTCTGGAAGTTATTTGTATTTGCCTTTAGAGCCTAATGTGGATTTGAAAATTGCAGGAATGTCTGGAGGCGGACCAAAAGTGAGCAATGTGCTTTATGGTTCTGCCAATCTTTCCGTTCCAATCTACTCTGGAGGAAGAATCAAATACGGAATCAAATCTGCAGAATATCTTGTAGAAGCTTCTAAACTAACATCCGAAAACGATAAGAATGTGATTGCTTACAACATTTCTCAGGCTTACAATAATCTTTTTAAGGCTAATGAAGTAGTGAAATTGTTGAAAGAAAATTTGGCATCTTCACAGAAAAGAGACCAATCCTTTATCAAATTAGAAAACAACGGCGTCATCGCAAGAAATGACCGTTTGAAAGCGCAACTTCAGACTTCTAACATCGAGTTACAATTGATGGAAGCGCAGAACAATTACAGTATTGCCAACATCAATATGGATTTACTTCTTGGTCTTCCGGACAATACCGAAATCGAAGTTGATTCTAAATATATCGGCGAAGATGACCTTGGAAAACCGGATGATTATTATCTGAATTTGGCCAGAGAAAGCAGAAATGATTTGAAAGCTTTGGATTATCAAAGAAAAGCAGCAGCACTTGGAACCAAATCTGCAAAAGCAGAAAACCTTCCTTCATTAGCCTTCACAGGTGGTTACGTTGCAGCGGACATTCCGAAACTTTTAACGATTACAAATGCTGTGAATGTTGGAGTTGGAATTCAATATAATCTTTCTAATATCTGGAAAAAAAACTCAAGTTTGATGCAATCTAAAGCTAGAGAACAGGAATTGGCTGCAAACAATGATTTGTTAAATGACAATGTGACTTTGGAAGTAAAACGTGATTATCAGAATGACCTCTATGCGCACAAGAAAATCGATGTTTATCAAAGAGCATTAGAGCAAGCGGAAGAAAATTACAGAATTACACTTAATAAATATAACAACGGTTTAGAAACCATTACCAATCTTTTGGATGCTGATACTGCAAGAATCACAGCGAACGTAAATGTGGTTACTTCTAAAGCAGATGCAGCACTGGCTCACAAAAAATTATTACAAACTTCAGGAATTATTAATCAATAA
- a CDS encoding response regulator transcription factor gives MKNIQSDLNEQLLQQDFVYETEQLQLEQCKLIAQNFVELENGIAILSDLKNNKSYIYSGKIADELNIFQNRNQLEIESIWEDELFNILNPDDVLQKHILELQFFQFIKTMAFDKRKDFCIISKLRLLSNSRSLIHKMFYFSDVHHKNVELALCLYHFDFLPSSDYTGMIINTAEGSIIQQTEVENSNFLSAREKEILKMIQSGKKSKEIADFLFISINTVNRHRQNILEKMRVSNTTEACTLASKLQWI, from the coding sequence ATGAAGAATATTCAGTCTGATTTGAATGAGCAATTGTTGCAACAGGATTTTGTTTACGAAACAGAACAATTGCAGCTGGAGCAATGTAAGTTAATAGCTCAGAACTTTGTGGAACTGGAAAATGGAATCGCAATTCTCAGCGACCTCAAGAACAATAAAAGCTACATCTACTCAGGCAAAATCGCCGATGAACTCAATATCTTTCAGAATAGAAATCAGCTTGAAATCGAAAGTATCTGGGAAGATGAATTGTTTAACATTCTGAATCCTGATGATGTTTTGCAGAAGCACATCCTGGAGCTTCAGTTTTTTCAGTTTATCAAGACGATGGCGTTTGATAAGCGTAAGGATTTTTGTATTATCAGCAAACTGAGATTATTGAGTAATTCAAGGTCTTTGATACATAAGATGTTTTATTTTTCAGATGTGCATCATAAGAATGTAGAGCTGGCACTCTGCCTTTATCATTTCGATTTCTTACCGTCCTCAGATTACACAGGAATGATTATCAATACAGCCGAAGGAAGCATTATTCAGCAGACCGAAGTTGAGAATTCTAATTTCCTGTCTGCCCGTGAAAAGGAAATTCTGAAGATGATTCAGTCAGGAAAAAAGAGTAAGGAAATTGCGGATTTTCTCTTTATCAGCATCAATACTGTGAATCGACACAGACAAAATATCCTTGAAAAGATGCGGGTTTCCAATACTACCGAAGCTTGTACATTGGCTTCAAAACTTCAATGGATTTGA